The genomic window ACATACGTGACTTTAGTATTTTAGACGCCAGCACCCGTGTAGAAAACCGAGGTAACTACCTTGCCTTTACCGAAGAAACCTCTGTACCCGTAACACATTTAAAATCTCTTGCTGACGCAGGCTTAACACACTTTCAACTATTACCCGCCAACGATATTGCCAGCATAAATGAAGATACTGTTAACCGTATTAACCTTGATAATACCGTTAGCGAATTATGCGCTAAGAAAAGTGACGCGCCTGTTTGTGGTGTTGAAAATGCTAGTGATACATTAGCCGAGGTATTCGCCAGTTACGACCCAACCAGCACAGCTGCACAAGCGCTTGCCGAATCATTGCGAGGCTTAGACAGCTTTAATTGGGGTTATGATCCTGAACACTTCACAACGCCCGATGGTAGTTATTCATCAAATCCTGATGGTGTCGCTCGCATAACTGAAATGCGTGCAATGAACCAAGCGTTGCACGAAATGGGCTTACGTGTTGTTTTAGATGTTGTTTACAACCACACTAACTCTTCGGGTTTATGGGAAAACTCAGTGCTTGATAAAGTAGTACCCGGTTACTATCACCGCCGTGATTTAACCTCAGGTAATGTTGAAACAGCAACTTGTTGCCAAGATACCGCGCCTGAACATGAAATGATGCATAAACTCATGCAAGACTCATTACTTACTTGGTCTCAAGCCTATAAGTTTGATGGCTTTCGTTTTGACATTATGAGTAATAATTCAAAAGCATCGATTTTAAGTGCTCGCACCGCTGTACAAGCAATAGACACAGATAACTATTTCTATGGTGAAGGTTGGACGCGTGATGATAAAGGCTATCAACAAGCGGATCAAAATAATATGACGGGTTCGCAAGTCGGTACGTTTAACGATCGACCTCGCGATATTATTCGCAGTGCCTCTTTATTTAAAAGTGCTGGTAGCTTAAATGACCAAGACATTATTCGTTTAGGACTTGCTGGTACCCAAAAAGATTATCAACTACAAGATAAGAATGACAACATCAAAGCGGGTAGTACCTTTAGTAAGCCTTCTTACGGAAAAGACCCTGCCGACATTATTAACTATGTCTCAAAACATGATAATGAAACCTTATGGGATCAACTGCAATATGGCATTGATACCGGAGTTAGTCTTAATGATCGCGTGCGCATACAAAATATTGCTGGGACCTTGCCGTTAATCAGTCAAGGTATTCCGTTTTTCCAACTGGGTGGTGATTTACTGCGCTCAAAATCAATGGACCGAAACACTTATGATGCCGGTGACTGGTTCAATAAAGTGGATTTCACTATGAGTACCAATAACTGGAATGTTGGCTTGCCACTTGCGCAAGACAATGAAAGTAAATGGTCGTTGATGACAGCACTGATCAATAATAGCGAAACAGCGCCACAAGCCAGTGACATTGAATTCTCATCAAATATATTTAAAGAGTTTTTGAGTATTCGTGCCTCAAGCCCATTGTTTAGGTTAACCACACAAGCTGATATTAATGCACGTTTAGGTTTTCATAATACCGGTAGCGAACAGACTCAGGGCTTAATTGTGATGAGTATTGATGATGGTAACGGTCTAACTGACCTTGATGAGAATATTGATGCACTTGTTGTGGTGATAAACGGCACTGCATCCACGCAATCTCACGATATTTTAACTGCGACCGGCTTTGAGTTGCACAGTGTCCAGCAAAGCTCTGCCGATACTAATGTTCAAACAGCATCATTTGTTGAGGCTTCAGGAAAAGGCACCTTTAGCGTACCTGCGTTAACTACTGCAGTCTTTATAAAACCACAAGCAATGGCACAAGGCGTTGGTTTAGCAGCAGATGCGACCTTAAATGCGCCTGACCCCGCCCCTTATGGCGAGACAAGTATTTACCTACGTGGGTCAATGAACAATTGGGGTGACGACGGTTTAACAGCAATCGATATGTTTACTTATCAAGGGAACGGCGACTATGTGATTGATTTCACCTTAGCGGTTGGCACGCATATTTTTAAAGTGGGTTCTGATGATTGGGCGGCGGTCGACCTCGCCTTTAGTGATGTCACCTTCACTGATAACTCAATAACAGCATCGGCTGATAACAGTGGCAATATAGAAATAACTACCACGGCTGCCGGTAATTATAACTTTAGTTTAAATGCCAGCACATCGACGCCAAGCTTAACGATTGTGAGCAAAAACATCACAGTAGATTGTGCTGCTTTAGTTGATTCAAGCGACGAAATTCCTTTTGATATTAATGGTAGCGGCCAACTCTTTGTTCGTGGCGATCATTCAGCGTGGAATGCCACTGAAGAGTTTAGATTACATTACAAAGGCAATAACCAGTATCAAGCCGTAGCTGAATTTGACGGGGCAATGCAATTTAAACTGGCTTCAGATGACGGTAGTTGGACCACGCAATTGTGGGTACAAGAAAACGATAGTAACGATATTGAAGGGGAGAATTTAACTTTAGGTATCAATTACCCTGTTGCTTATAATAACGCTGGCGATGCCAATAACAATACGACACTGGCGGCGGGCTCATACAGCTTTTTACTAACACTCGACAGCGCAAACCCAAGTAAAGGCTATAATGTTGGCCGTTTAGCGATACAAGAATGTCAGCCATAATCATCAGGTAAGTTAATCGAGCAGCTTAAGTATTTAAGCTGGGCTAACACCATAGAAAGCGCTAAGGATGAATATTCTTGGCGCTTTTTTATGGGGAAATAACTTGTCAGCTGATTGGCTGAATACGTATGTAAAAATTAGAATAAACTGTTTATATTGCTGATAAATGCGTAACTTATTAACATTATTAATTTACTTTGTTATTTATCCTTATGCGTATTTCTTTAGCTCGTTTTCGACAATTAAGCCTAATCATTATCACCACGACATGTCTAAGCTCATGTCAGCATGATCAAAGTATACCAACAAGAACCCAGCTTACCGAAACGAGTGTAAAGTCAGCAGCGGTTTCCCCCTTAGTAAGCCAAGACTTTTCTGCACATTGGCTGACCCCAGAACTACTTTTATTACCTAAAGATAACTTACATCAACAACATACGTTAACATTTGATGACGGCGGAGATATTGAAAAAGCCAAACTTACGCCCTTCACAGGAGAAATAAATCGTCTGCTTATCCCCAAACATTTACGTTCATTTAATGTATTTGAGGTAAAGCTGGCTACTAATAAGATTAAAAAAGCACTGAAAAATAAAATATATGTCAGCTCTGCAAGCAAGGGCACAAATTCAAAACACATAGCACAGGTGCAAACGGCTCAATTATTGGATGTTTTGTTTACCTCACAAAGTAACGACGCTAATGAGCTGAAAAATTTTGGGGCAACTCTCAGTAAAGATTCGATTGAGTTTGCATTATGGGCACCGACCGCAAAACAGGTAACCTTATTAGCGTTTAATAAAGACAAGCAAGCGACGCATGTTGTGCCACTTAAAGAAGATAGCAATACCGGTATTTGGTCTGGTGCTGTTATGAATACTCAACAAGAAGTCTACTACCAGTATCAACTGACAATATATCACCCGGCTAGCGATAAAATTGAAACATTAACCACTACAGATCCCTATTCCTTAAGCCTTTCAATAAACAGTGAATATTCACATGTTATCAATTTAGACGACTCAAAAAACAAACCTAATGGCTGGGAATTACAGCAAGATGTTTTAATTAAGAACCCTGAAGATAATATTTTTTATGAAACCCACATTCGTGATTTTAGTGCCCACGATCCGCAACTCTCATCACCTGCTGTTCGAGGAAAGTACGCCGCCTTCAGCGAAAAACATAGCGCTGGCATTAAACACTTTAAGGATCTACAAAAAGCAGGTATTAACAATATTCATCTACTCCCCACCTTTGATATTGGTACCGCTAACGAAAATGACACACAAGTTATTGATCTAAATAATCCTATTAGCAAACTTTGCCAACTCGTGCCCGAACATAAGCTTTGTCGGCTCGAAGACCGAGCAATGACGATACAAGAATATTTAGAAACACTTCCCGCTGCAACACACGAGCGCCAAGCGATAGTCAGTTCTATTAGAGAAATTGATAATTACAATTGGGGCTACGACCCTTTCCATTATACTGTTCCAGAGGGCAGTTACGCACAAAACCCTGAAGGCTCAGCACGTATTATTGAATTTCGTCAAATGGTACAAAGTATTCATAATCTAGGCTTTCGCGTCATCATGGATGTCGTTTATAACCATACTCATCAAGCAGGGCTAGCGCCAACGGCTGTGCTTGATAAAATTGTCCCTAATTATTATCATCGTCTTGACCCTATCAGCGGAAAAATCGCACAATCAACCTGTTGTGATAACACTGCCACAGAAAATGTCATGATGGAAAAGTTAATGACAGACTCATTAGTTGTTTGGGCAAGAGACTACAAAATTGACGGTTTTCGCTTCGACCTTATGGCACACCAACCCAAATCGGCGATGCTTAATGCCAAAAAAGCAGTACAAGCGGTTGATAAAGATACCTACTTTTATGGCGAAGGTTGGAATTTTGGTGAGGTGGCGAATAATCAGCGTTTTACGCAAGCCAGCCAATTAGCATTGGCTGGCACAGAAATCGGTACCTTTACCGACCGTTTACGCGATGCAGTTCGCGGTGGAGCCTTTAGCGCCAGTGGCGATGACATTCGTAAAAGCCAAGGTATCGGCAGTGGTTTAAGCACTATGCCTAATGAATTAGTGGATCGAGTAGTATCAAGAAAAGCTTATCTACTCGCCGCAGATCAATTACGTATTGGTTTAGCCGCTAATTTAGCCAACTTCCCTCTTAAAAATGCTCAAGATAAAAACGTTACCGGTAAAGAAATTCCTTATGGTGACCAACCAACCGGTTATGCATTAGACCCTGCCGATACCATTAACTATGTATCTAAACACGATAACCAAACATTATGGGACAATAATCAATACCGCTTACCTTTTGATACCTCAACAAAAGATCGCGTACGTATTCACTTACAATCACTGTCCTTTGCTATATTCGCACAGGGCATTCCATTCTTACATATGGGATCAGAGTTTTTACGTTCAAAGTCATTTTTACGCGACAGTTACGACTATGGTGATTGGTTTAATAAAGTCGATTTTACCAAGCAAAGCAATAATTATAATGTTGGTTTACCGCCAGCAGATAAGGACCAAGCAAACTGGCCACTGATTAAAAAAGTACTGGCAAAAAATGAAGGGCGAGATATTGTTGGCCCAACTGACATAGAGTTTAGTGCAGAAGTGTTTAAAGAGTTCATTAGTCTGCGCATGAGTACCCCCCTTTTTCGTCTTACCAACAGTGAACAAATAATAGAGCGTGTGAAATTTCACAATACCGGTAAAGCACAACAAATTGGCTTAATTGTGATGAGCATCGATGATGCCGAAAAATATCAGCAAGTAGATGCTGACATATCAGCGCTCGTTGTTATTTTTAATACCAGCACTACCGCTAAAACAATCCCTTTTAAAGAGGCAGCACAATATCAATTGCATCCTATTCAACAACAGGGCGTTGATAGTGTTGTTAAAGAGAGTACCAGCAATGAAAACAGCTTTTTTGTTCCAGCACTAACCACCAGTGTTTTTATCAAAGAGCAATAGTGCGGTATCGTTAGCGGCTAGTAATGATTTTATTTACTTAATCATAAAGTAAAGTCTTACTAGCCCTACTTCTCGCCTTAAACAGAAGTCCCGCCTAGAGCACCCCTCTCAGTGTATATCAACAATAAACTTTAAATGTAGTGAGCCTTGAGCCAAAATTTAAATATGGCCTAATAAATGTGGCTGCTGTTGTAGCAAGTGTAGCTAATCCAATATGAGTCAATAAACGCGATGAGATGACATCAGAAAAAGCAAAGTGTGGAATTATCAGCTTGGATGCTTATCGGTTTATCTATTGTATTTTGTGCTATTTAGCCCTTATCACTTGTCACACTATCTGCTCGTTGTATTCATCGAAAACAACACGTCGACTTAGATAACAATTTATTTACGATATTAATTTACGATAAGTTTTCTTTTGAACAGACGGTGAACACAAGGGAATAATATCTTTTACAGTAACCTAAAACAGTATTTTAGCGGTGTTTTGATGAATAAAACTACCGCCTCATATATTGATCTATCGCGTCAAATAAACTGTATAATATGCTATTATTAAATATTAACTACTCATTAAATACTATATGACTATGGCCAGAAAAAATCTTCGTATCCGTGAAAAAACAATCTTTGACGGTATTTTTAGTAAATACATTTTAAAATTCATTTTTAGTTTTTGGTTTAAAATTTCGGGCTGGAAATTATGCACTGCCACTCCCGAAGGTGCTGGTATTACTATTGCAGCACCACACACATCGAATTGGGATTTTGTTTATGCGCTTGGCGCTGCGATATTGCAAGATGTGAAAATATATTTTTCTATTAAAGACAGTATGTGCCGCATACCTCTTTTAGGTCGTTGGTTGATGTACCTTGGCGCTATGCCTATTGATCGTTCATCTACAGGCTTAGGGCAAGTTGAACAAATCAAGCAATTTATTGAAACACAAAAAGGTAAACGAGTATTTTTCTTATTTACTCCAGAAGGTACAAGAGGCGGAGTAGCAAAATGGAAAACAGGCTTTTACCATGTTGCTCAAGGATGTGGTTTACCTATTTTTTTAGCCAAAGTCGATTACCTCAGTAAAGAAACAGGTGTTTTTCACATCTTTAAGCTGACCAATAATAAAGATGATGATATTCAAGCGATGCAGGCCTCTTATAAAAGTGTTTATGGCAAATATCCCACCAAACAATTTCCCCCTTACCAAGGCCCCATGCCAAGCATAGGTGATAAAGAAGCGGCAATTATTCGTGCACTTTACGCCATTAACTCTATTAAAGGCGTGGCGACTAAAATGGAAATAAGTGCGAAAGCAAAAATGGGTGAGTTGTCGAATACGATGTTCGATTTTTTAATCGATAACGGGCTTGTTGAACAGGGATTTTTAGAAAGAGCTGAAATTACCTACCAGTTAACTTT from Colwellia sp. PAMC 20917 includes these protein-coding regions:
- a CDS encoding alpha-1,6-glucosidase domain-containing protein, which produces MTIIQFKKVALIATVTTALSACGGGSSDGGDKVKTPDKVNNTPTMTSFSHEIIESSPKEIVYSWSVTDSDGDALSCQLSPGNGLTTVTIADCANNTSTTVTSSGAGNYQASLTVTDPSNASATASLTFDIATAGLPAPMVTAGDNELVIFYNRADATYSNWIIHLWNNETCDAYANADTDWATGQAQTGLDPNYGAYWLIDLKAGYGDCANFIIHKGDDKDLGGIDHQADLSGDRMTWTLSGISDVYTQPTLLPTGILINDVAAHWANENTVFWNAGTNVAKVRIYSSATDDLAFDGESGIPGDNFLEYLPAAGGEHPAISLNMPRYKDLAAFTATSASVSKAKSMLSGKLLAISYASDDSLIAATYLQTPRILDALYTSANNDANEADLGIIYSASEISAKLWAPTAQQVTLKVYNASKALQSSHTMSLDAATGIWSFTAPNTVDRLFYRYELTVYHQQNQRIEKIEATDPYSISLSTNGDFSQFVNLADSDLKPIGWDSHTIPEVVNPEDSVIYEGHIRDFSILDASTRVENRGNYLAFTEETSVPVTHLKSLADAGLTHFQLLPANDIASINEDTVNRINLDNTVSELCAKKSDAPVCGVENASDTLAEVFASYDPTSTAAQALAESLRGLDSFNWGYDPEHFTTPDGSYSSNPDGVARITEMRAMNQALHEMGLRVVLDVVYNHTNSSGLWENSVLDKVVPGYYHRRDLTSGNVETATCCQDTAPEHEMMHKLMQDSLLTWSQAYKFDGFRFDIMSNNSKASILSARTAVQAIDTDNYFYGEGWTRDDKGYQQADQNNMTGSQVGTFNDRPRDIIRSASLFKSAGSLNDQDIIRLGLAGTQKDYQLQDKNDNIKAGSTFSKPSYGKDPADIINYVSKHDNETLWDQLQYGIDTGVSLNDRVRIQNIAGTLPLISQGIPFFQLGGDLLRSKSMDRNTYDAGDWFNKVDFTMSTNNWNVGLPLAQDNESKWSLMTALINNSETAPQASDIEFSSNIFKEFLSIRASSPLFRLTTQADINARLGFHNTGSEQTQGLIVMSIDDGNGLTDLDENIDALVVVINGTASTQSHDILTATGFELHSVQQSSADTNVQTASFVEASGKGTFSVPALTTAVFIKPQAMAQGVGLAADATLNAPDPAPYGETSIYLRGSMNNWGDDGLTAIDMFTYQGNGDYVIDFTLAVGTHIFKVGSDDWAAVDLAFSDVTFTDNSITASADNSGNIEITTTAAGNYNFSLNASTSTPSLTIVSKNITVDCAALVDSSDEIPFDINGSGQLFVRGDHSAWNATEEFRLHYKGNNQYQAVAEFDGAMQFKLASDDGSWTTQLWVQENDSNDIEGENLTLGINYPVAYNNAGDANNNTTLAAGSYSFLLTLDSANPSKGYNVGRLAIQECQP
- the pulA gene encoding pullulanase-type alpha-1,6-glucosidase, which gives rise to MRISLARFRQLSLIIITTTCLSSCQHDQSIPTRTQLTETSVKSAAVSPLVSQDFSAHWLTPELLLLPKDNLHQQHTLTFDDGGDIEKAKLTPFTGEINRLLIPKHLRSFNVFEVKLATNKIKKALKNKIYVSSASKGTNSKHIAQVQTAQLLDVLFTSQSNDANELKNFGATLSKDSIEFALWAPTAKQVTLLAFNKDKQATHVVPLKEDSNTGIWSGAVMNTQQEVYYQYQLTIYHPASDKIETLTTTDPYSLSLSINSEYSHVINLDDSKNKPNGWELQQDVLIKNPEDNIFYETHIRDFSAHDPQLSSPAVRGKYAAFSEKHSAGIKHFKDLQKAGINNIHLLPTFDIGTANENDTQVIDLNNPISKLCQLVPEHKLCRLEDRAMTIQEYLETLPAATHERQAIVSSIREIDNYNWGYDPFHYTVPEGSYAQNPEGSARIIEFRQMVQSIHNLGFRVIMDVVYNHTHQAGLAPTAVLDKIVPNYYHRLDPISGKIAQSTCCDNTATENVMMEKLMTDSLVVWARDYKIDGFRFDLMAHQPKSAMLNAKKAVQAVDKDTYFYGEGWNFGEVANNQRFTQASQLALAGTEIGTFTDRLRDAVRGGAFSASGDDIRKSQGIGSGLSTMPNELVDRVVSRKAYLLAADQLRIGLAANLANFPLKNAQDKNVTGKEIPYGDQPTGYALDPADTINYVSKHDNQTLWDNNQYRLPFDTSTKDRVRIHLQSLSFAIFAQGIPFLHMGSEFLRSKSFLRDSYDYGDWFNKVDFTKQSNNYNVGLPPADKDQANWPLIKKVLAKNEGRDIVGPTDIEFSAEVFKEFISLRMSTPLFRLTNSEQIIERVKFHNTGKAQQIGLIVMSIDDAEKYQQVDADISALVVIFNTSTTAKTIPFKEAAQYQLHPIQQQGVDSVVKESTSNENSFFVPALTTSVFIKEQ
- a CDS encoding 1-acyl-sn-glycerol-3-phosphate acyltransferase, with product MARKNLRIREKTIFDGIFSKYILKFIFSFWFKISGWKLCTATPEGAGITIAAPHTSNWDFVYALGAAILQDVKIYFSIKDSMCRIPLLGRWLMYLGAMPIDRSSTGLGQVEQIKQFIETQKGKRVFFLFTPEGTRGGVAKWKTGFYHVAQGCGLPIFLAKVDYLSKETGVFHIFKLTNNKDDDIQAMQASYKSVYGKYPTKQFPPYQGPMPSIGDKEAAIIRALYAINSIKGVATKMEISAKAKMGELSNTMFDFLIDNGLVEQGFLERAEITYQLTLAGKGCYLHLYSQDDSLVIPNG